The genomic region TTTCCGGTGAAGTATCCGGTTACGGCGCATTTCCATGCGCCCCCGAGAAAAACGAACGGCTCGAAAAGGTTATCCGCGTATGCAGCGGACCGAGTGCGAGCGGACTCAATAACGGCATTTACTGTCCCGCTGACGATTGGGCGATCGAGTTCACTCACCCCCGCCTTTCCGGTTTTGAGTATACCGGTTCCGCGGGAGAGAAGAACCGCTTTGAGTTTTCCGTCACGGGAAAGGGTGAGATCGTCATCGATTTCAAACCCGGTTTCTATAAATACCACCGGGGTCTCGAGTATTATGAAGGGGGAACCTCACATATAAGGGATTCCGTCCCGTCGGCATGGATCTCCTGGAAGGCTTACGGCGGGGCCGTGACGGAAGATGACGTGACGGCTGCGACCGAATGGTGCGCGGACAACCTCGGGGATTACGGACTCACCCACATCATCGTCGACGACGGGTGGTTTACCGGACAGACCGCCCCCGGGGCGGGTATGTACAATGTCCCGCCAGGCATTGACTGGACAAAAGCTAACCGTAAATTCCCTTCCGGTATAAACGGTCTTGCGGAGTTTATCCACGACGGGAACCTGAAAGCGGGAATATGGATGTCGCCCTTCGGGTTCTCGGGAGATCCGGAGATCAATCCGGACTACTGGATACGGTACTCCGGGGACGGGCAATTCCTCTACAATGAGTGGCACGGTTTTCATTACTGCGACGCGTCGAACAACGCGGCGGTCGACGCATGGCTGACGCGTGGAGTGAAGGCGCAACGGGCGAACGGGATCGATTTTTTCAAACTTGACGGAATGTACCATGTCGCTTACGAAGGCTACCGGGAAGCATCTGATTATTTCAAGGCAAAGGGTATGAGGTGGCAGGAAGCGCTCCGCACGGGCTGGAAGGCCCTGATAAAAGCGGCGGACGGCGGTTACGTGTTGAGCTGCTGGGGAAGGGTGCCCGAGATCGCGGGCATTCCCAATGCGATTCGTATCGGGCAGGACAAGGGTTCGGAGTGGATCTATGTCACGATCGCCGCGGAAGATCTCCGGCAATATCTCTACGAACACAATATTGTCTGGACCGCTGATCCGGACCACATCGTGTTCGGAAACCTGCAGGCGACAGAATCACGGACATGGGCGACGCTTGTCGGGGTGACCGGAACGCTTCTCTCTTTTTCTGATGTAAGCCGGTCACTGACGGAAGAAAAACTCTCCATCCTGCGCCACGTGCTTCCGGTGATCGGAGGTCCGGCAGTCAGGCCGCTCAACCTGTTTCCGTACGAGAAGCGCCCCGATCTCTGGCTGCTCGAGATTGTGCGGCCGTTTGACGAGTGGGTGGTCGTCGCAGATATGGATATGGGCGATCCGCCTGGTGAAATCGATTTCAGTGAGATCGGTCTCAAGGAACATACCGCCTATACCGTCTTCGATTTCTGGAACGACCGGTTTCTGGGCGTCTATGAAAACACGTTCCCCTGCGGCGGGCCCGCCGCGCGGGACACGCAGTTGTTTTGCATAAAGGAAATGAGGGACCACCCCTGGGTGATTTCGGTAAACAGGCATATCAGTCAGGGGGGGGTATCGATCGTGAATATGAGTTATGAAAACGGTCAACTGAACGGGATGTCCCGTATCGTGAAGGACGATCCGTATATCCTTTCACTCTATACCCACGGCCGAACGATCGACGCGGTCTCGGCCGGCGGCGGTTGCGAATATGAACTGGAAGAGGAAGGATGGCACGCGCGGCTTACCCTTCGTTCGCCGCGTACGGGAGAGTTCGGCTGGAGTGTCTCTTTCGGCGAAAAGAACATCGCGTTAGAGCCGATACGAAATGAAGAACTCAATCCTGCCATGGAAGACGGTCAATCATGACTTGCCGACCCGCTTCCGTGGATATCGATCGGTGTGCCGAGGTAGCGGGGAAGGGGTTTTGTGATGTTGATGTCGACAAAGGCCAGAATCCTGGCGAAAAACTCCCGGACCTTGTTTTTCGTTTGCGTTTGATAGATTCTCAGGTCTGACGGGACACCGATCGCATCGATGCCGAGTCTGTTGGCGATATAGAGGGCGCGGGGAAGGTGGAAGGAGTTTGTCACGATAATGAGGCTTTTGATGCCGAATACATCGCGCGCCCGGTAGAGAGAATCATATGTCCTGAAGCCCGCATGGTCGGTAAAGATATCTTTGACATCGATACCCTGTGAGGCGACATAGTTCTTCATGACGTTCACCTCGTCATATTCGTCCCGGCCGTGATCGCCTGAAAGCAGCAGCTTCTCAACCCGGCCTTCTTCATAAAGCGCGATCCCCACGCGAAGCCTGTCTTCGAGAATGTGCGACGGCAGCTTGTTTTTCCATACGCTCGCACCGAGTACCATACAGACATATCGTTTCTGCACTTCCGTCACGGGAAATATACGGTGACGGTATTTCGAGTTTACCTCGTGATTGACTAAAAAGAGTGCCGTGATTCCCGCAAGAATGATAAGACTGATTCTCAATGATAGTGATTCTGCCATCGGTTGATTATACTATATAAATCTCGTAATGATAACCCTCATGGGGTCTCGTGTCCCTGATAGAGGGGGATGTGACTGACGATAAACCCGTATCCCGCCCACGGTATCTTTTTCTTGAGAAAAACGGATAAACATGGTACTATCGTCACGATGATGATGAATGTCTTTAAGCGAAAAAAGACCGGCGGCGCACTCGATTCCCTGACCGCGAGGGAAAAAGCGAAGCTTGAAGAATTGATTTTCGAAGAAGAGAAAAAAGGGGAAAAAAGGGTCAATAAAATCACCTTTGTCATTTCAGCTGTTATCCTGCTTATTGTATTCATCATCGTCATTCTGTTTGGTATCCAGCCGAATTTCGAAGCGGATGTGATCGTTATCGGATTGTTTTTTCTCTATAATCTTATATTGTTCATCATCCTCAAAAAAGATATATATTACCGGTTTTTCAAGTATATGACGGTCACCGTCACGGTCACAGCGATTATTTTTCTGCTTTATCTTTATTCCGTAACGTCGGGCTGGCTGCATGCGACACGAACCGTCACCATTACAGTCTTTTTCCTTGTTATCTGTCTTTCGGGATATTATCAGCGTCCCAGACTGCCGGTTTATACGGCCGTGCTTTCATCATGCGGATACCTGATTATATACTTTTACACCGTATTCTTTACCGATATTCCCGTTGTCGTTATCGAGAACTACAAAGAGCCGGTGCTTTCATGGGATCTCGCGATCATGTATCCGGGATTTTTTCTTATCACCGGCGGGATCGTTTCCACCATTACAAGGAGGCTTCAGATAATACTGGGCCGCTCGATACATTACGAGGCGGAGGCATTTTTCAGGAAGGAGACGGAAGAGACGAACAGGAAGCTGAAGGAACTGGACCATTTCAAAACATTGTTTTTTCAGAATATCACCCATGAGTTCAGGACCCCACTCACCCTCATCCTGGGGCCGCTCGATTCGCTTCTCAGTTCCGATTCGGCATCGGTCTCCGGAACGGTCCGCGGCCGGCTCGAGGTGATTCAACGAAACGCCAAACGCCTGTTGTATCTCGTCAATCAGCTGCTCGACCTCGCGAGGATCGAAAGCGGAAAGATGACACTCCGGGTACGTGAAACCGATATCGTCGAATTTCTGAGGCGCATCGTTTCAGTATATCATTCGTTCGCGGCAGGCAAAAACATCGATCTTTCTCTCACCACGGACAGGGAAGCATGCCTTCTCTTTATCGATACCGAAAAAATTGAAAAAGTGATAAACAATCTCCTGTCGAATGCGTTCAAATTCGTCAAATCAGGCGGCCGTATCACCGTGAGTGTTTCCGGTCCGGTCGGCGTATCGTCGGCAATCGGGAAAGATTCTTACAGGCAATCGGGTATCGAAGATGTCGTTGTCATCAAGGTAAGGGACACGGGTATCGGGATTCCGGAGGATCAACTTGAATCGATTTTCGACAGGTTCCGGCAGGTCGACGGTTCGTCGACGAGGGATGCCGAAGGAACGGGTATCGGACTATCACTTGTCAAGGAATATGTCGGCCTCCATCACGGGGCGATCGAGGTGACAAGCGAATTGGAGTCGTTTACCGAGTTCTCCGTCTATCTTCCTGCCGGGAAGACGCATTTGAAAAAGGAGGAAATTATCACCGGCGATGATGGCGAGACGTTACCCGATAACGATGCGGTCTTGCCCCTCGAGGCAAAAAGGACGATCCATACAGGCCGGGAAGGTGCCGGCGGAAAGGGAACGGCACCGGGACAGGAGAAGGTCCTTGTCGTCGAAGACAATGACGATATGCGACAGTATATCAGTGAAATTCTGAAAGACACATACGCGCTGTATGAAGCAAAAAACGGGGAAGAAGCCATGGCGAGCGTGTCGGCCGTTGTGCCCGACCTGATTATAAGCGATGTCATGATGCCGAAGATGGACGGGAATCAGCTCATCGCCGCGTTGAGGAAAAACGAGAAAACGAAAAAGATTCCAGTGATACTTTTGACCGCGCAGACGTCGGAAGAATACAAAATAAAAAAGCTCATCGAAGGTGTCGATGACTATATTTCGAAACCCTTCAATCCCCGCGAATTACAGGCACGGGTCGCCATTCTCCTCAAGGCCCGTGAATACGAACGGATCATTGTGAACAGCATTACCTACACCAGCCGTATACAACGGTCCATTCTG from Spirochaetales bacterium harbors:
- a CDS encoding alpha-galactosidase → MENQSPKSKAIKTAALVIGGNILFIGIMVGIACIVLMNTEGKLKVVLDGTKGELSFVYDNETILKAGLKMVIPANPPVKDTRKGCLFSYELETIKKGNTVTRRCLLRIEDTSGDEFALSGEVSGYGAFPCAPEKNERLEKVIRVCSGPSASGLNNGIYCPADDWAIEFTHPRLSGFEYTGSAGEKNRFEFSVTGKGEIVIDFKPGFYKYHRGLEYYEGGTSHIRDSVPSAWISWKAYGGAVTEDDVTAATEWCADNLGDYGLTHIIVDDGWFTGQTAPGAGMYNVPPGIDWTKANRKFPSGINGLAEFIHDGNLKAGIWMSPFGFSGDPEINPDYWIRYSGDGQFLYNEWHGFHYCDASNNAAVDAWLTRGVKAQRANGIDFFKLDGMYHVAYEGYREASDYFKAKGMRWQEALRTGWKALIKAADGGYVLSCWGRVPEIAGIPNAIRIGQDKGSEWIYVTIAAEDLRQYLYEHNIVWTADPDHIVFGNLQATESRTWATLVGVTGTLLSFSDVSRSLTEEKLSILRHVLPVIGGPAVRPLNLFPYEKRPDLWLLEIVRPFDEWVVVADMDMGDPPGEIDFSEIGLKEHTAYTVFDFWNDRFLGVYENTFPCGGPAARDTQLFCIKEMRDHPWVISVNRHISQGGVSIVNMSYENGQLNGMSRIVKDDPYILSLYTHGRTIDAVSAGGGCEYELEEEGWHARLTLRSPRTGEFGWSVSFGEKNIALEPIRNEELNPAMEDGQS
- a CDS encoding YdcF family protein, whose amino-acid sequence is MAESLSLRISLIILAGITALFLVNHEVNSKYRHRIFPVTEVQKRYVCMVLGASVWKNKLPSHILEDRLRVGIALYEEGRVEKLLLSGDHGRDEYDEVNVMKNYVASQGIDVKDIFTDHAGFRTYDSLYRARDVFGIKSLIIVTNSFHLPRALYIANRLGIDAIGVPSDLRIYQTQTKNKVREFFARILAFVDINITKPLPRYLGTPIDIHGSGSASHD
- a CDS encoding response regulator, with product MRKTDKHGTIVTMMMNVFKRKKTGGALDSLTAREKAKLEELIFEEEKKGEKRVNKITFVISAVILLIVFIIVILFGIQPNFEADVIVIGLFFLYNLILFIILKKDIYYRFFKYMTVTVTVTAIIFLLYLYSVTSGWLHATRTVTITVFFLVICLSGYYQRPRLPVYTAVLSSCGYLIIYFYTVFFTDIPVVVIENYKEPVLSWDLAIMYPGFFLITGGIVSTITRRLQIILGRSIHYEAEAFFRKETEETNRKLKELDHFKTLFFQNITHEFRTPLTLILGPLDSLLSSDSASVSGTVRGRLEVIQRNAKRLLYLVNQLLDLARIESGKMTLRVRETDIVEFLRRIVSVYHSFAAGKNIDLSLTTDREACLLFIDTEKIEKVINNLLSNAFKFVKSGGRITVSVSGPVGVSSAIGKDSYRQSGIEDVVVIKVRDTGIGIPEDQLESIFDRFRQVDGSSTRDAEGTGIGLSLVKEYVGLHHGAIEVTSELESFTEFSVYLPAGKTHLKKEEIITGDDGETLPDNDAVLPLEAKRTIHTGREGAGGKGTAPGQEKVLVVEDNDDMRQYISEILKDTYALYEAKNGEEAMASVSAVVPDLIISDVMMPKMDGNQLIAALRKNEKTKKIPVILLTAQTSEEYKIKKLIEGVDDYISKPFNPRELQARVAILLKAREYERIIVNSITYTSRIQRSILPGESTLDRYIRHFSIWKPRDIVSGDIYWFKSFSDTEFLVAVIDCTGHGVPGAVMTMTANSVLNRIADDYVHDDPSAILGNLNILMRETLKQNTPHPLSDDGLDIALCYADTKKEKLVFAGARLSLLYFQNGILQEIKGDRQSIGYVRSREDYRYANHDVPLDGETCYYLATDGYYEQNSPGSTIPMGRQRFFGYLKSCAVMSLDDQKVFLEKSLSDFERDAPQRDDITVIGFRFT